From a region of the Paeniglutamicibacter cryotolerans genome:
- the acnA gene encoding aconitate hydratase AcnA has product MSKVDSYGSKGVLDVKGAEYEIFRLNAVEGAQSLPYSLKVLLENLLRTEDGANITADHVKALAEWDPNAEPNTEIQFTPARVIMQDFTGVPCIVDLATMREAVKDLGGDPTRVNPLAPAEMVIDHSVQIDAFGNSGALERNMEIEYQRNGERYQFLRWGQTAFDDFKVVPPGTGIVHQVNIEFLARTVMTREVDGVLRAYPDTCVGTDSHTTMVNGMGVLGWGVGGIEAEAAMLGQPVSMLIPRVVGFKLNGSIPAGATATDVVLTITEMLRKHGVVGKFVEFYGQGVAQVPLANRATIGNMSPEFGSTAAMFPIDDVTLDYLRLTGRSAENVDLVEAYAKEQGLWHDPSRELKFSEFLELDLSTVVPSIAGPKRPQDRIELTGAKEQFRKDILTYAGEDADALNIGRPSKAVTVKKDDGSAFDIDHGLVSIASITSCTNTSNPSVMLAAALLARKAVEKGLASKPWVKTSVAPGSKVVTDYYEKSGLLPYLEKLGFYVVGYGCATCIGNSGPLDAEISEAIQAHDLAATAVLSGNRNFEGRINPDVKMNYLASPPLVIAYALAGTMDFDFETDALGQDEAGNDIFLKDIWPTPAEVQATIDSSIDETMFAKGYEGVFDGDARWKALDTPAGNTFEWAEDSTYVRKPPYFEGMKATPDPVSDIAGARVLLKLGDSVTTDHISPAGSFKSETPAGKYLLANGVDRKDFNSYGSRRGNHEVMIRGTFANIRIKNQLLDGVEGGFTRDFSVEGAPQAYVYDAAQNYAAADTPLVVLGGKEYGSGSSRDWAAKGTALLGVKAVITESFERIHRSNLIGMGVLPLQFPVGENAETLGLTGTETFAVEGVTELNNGTTPKTLKVTAVAEDGKSVSFDAVLRIDTPGEADYYRNGGILQYVLRQITAS; this is encoded by the coding sequence ATGAGCAAAGTGGACAGTTATGGATCCAAAGGCGTACTAGACGTCAAGGGTGCAGAATACGAAATTTTCCGGCTGAACGCAGTAGAAGGCGCGCAAAGCCTTCCGTACAGCCTCAAGGTTCTGTTGGAGAACCTGTTGCGCACCGAAGACGGTGCGAACATCACCGCCGACCACGTCAAGGCCTTGGCCGAGTGGGATCCCAATGCGGAACCAAACACCGAAATCCAGTTCACCCCGGCCCGTGTCATCATGCAGGACTTCACCGGTGTCCCGTGCATCGTTGACCTCGCCACCATGCGCGAGGCAGTCAAGGACCTGGGCGGGGACCCGACCCGGGTCAATCCGTTGGCTCCTGCCGAAATGGTCATTGACCACTCGGTCCAGATCGATGCCTTCGGCAACTCCGGTGCGCTCGAGCGCAACATGGAGATCGAGTACCAGCGCAACGGCGAGCGTTACCAGTTCCTGCGCTGGGGCCAGACCGCGTTCGACGACTTCAAGGTCGTTCCCCCGGGAACCGGCATCGTGCACCAGGTGAACATCGAGTTCCTGGCCCGCACCGTGATGACCCGCGAGGTGGACGGCGTGCTTCGCGCATACCCGGATACCTGCGTCGGCACCGACTCCCACACCACCATGGTCAACGGCATGGGCGTGCTCGGCTGGGGCGTTGGCGGCATCGAGGCCGAGGCAGCTATGCTCGGCCAGCCCGTCTCCATGCTGATTCCGCGCGTTGTCGGCTTCAAGCTCAACGGCTCGATCCCGGCCGGCGCCACCGCCACCGACGTCGTGCTGACCATCACCGAAATGCTGCGCAAACACGGTGTCGTCGGCAAGTTCGTGGAGTTCTACGGCCAGGGCGTTGCCCAGGTGCCGTTGGCAAACCGCGCCACCATCGGCAACATGAGCCCGGAATTCGGTTCCACGGCTGCCATGTTCCCGATCGACGACGTGACCCTTGACTACCTGCGCCTGACCGGCCGCTCGGCCGAAAACGTGGACCTCGTCGAGGCCTACGCCAAGGAGCAGGGCCTGTGGCACGACCCGAGCCGCGAGCTGAAGTTCTCCGAGTTCCTGGAACTGGACCTCTCCACCGTGGTTCCGTCCATCGCCGGCCCGAAGCGTCCGCAGGACCGCATCGAGCTGACTGGTGCCAAAGAGCAGTTCCGCAAGGACATCCTCACCTATGCCGGTGAGGATGCCGACGCCCTGAACATCGGCCGCCCCTCCAAGGCCGTCACGGTGAAGAAGGACGACGGCAGCGCGTTCGACATCGACCACGGTCTGGTGTCGATCGCATCGATCACCTCGTGCACCAACACGTCCAACCCCTCGGTCATGCTTGCCGCAGCACTGCTGGCACGCAAGGCAGTGGAGAAGGGCCTGGCGTCCAAGCCGTGGGTCAAGACCTCGGTCGCCCCCGGCTCGAAGGTAGTCACCGACTACTACGAGAAGTCTGGCCTGCTGCCTTACTTGGAGAAGCTCGGCTTCTACGTCGTGGGTTACGGTTGCGCCACCTGCATCGGCAACTCCGGTCCGCTGGATGCCGAGATCTCGGAGGCCATCCAGGCCCACGACCTCGCAGCCACCGCGGTGCTCTCGGGCAACCGCAACTTCGAAGGCCGGATCAACCCGGACGTGAAGATGAACTACCTGGCTTCCCCGCCGCTGGTCATCGCCTACGCCTTGGCCGGAACCATGGACTTCGATTTCGAGACCGATGCGCTGGGCCAGGACGAAGCCGGCAACGACATCTTCCTGAAGGACATCTGGCCGACCCCGGCCGAGGTCCAGGCAACCATCGACTCGTCGATCGACGAGACCATGTTCGCCAAGGGCTACGAGGGCGTTTTCGACGGCGATGCCCGTTGGAAGGCCCTGGACACCCCGGCAGGCAACACGTTCGAATGGGCCGAGGATTCGACCTACGTTCGTAAGCCCCCGTACTTCGAGGGCATGAAGGCCACCCCGGATCCGGTTTCGGATATCGCCGGTGCCCGCGTGCTGCTGAAGCTGGGCGATTCGGTCACCACCGACCACATCTCCCCGGCCGGCTCCTTCAAGTCCGAAACCCCGGCCGGCAAGTACCTGCTGGCCAACGGAGTGGACCGCAAGGACTTCAACTCCTACGGCTCGCGCCGTGGCAACCACGAGGTCATGATTCGCGGCACCTTCGCGAACATCCGCATCAAGAACCAGCTCCTGGACGGCGTCGAGGGTGGCTTCACCCGCGACTTCAGCGTCGAGGGCGCACCGCAGGCCTACGTCTACGATGCGGCGCAGAACTACGCAGCAGCCGACACCCCGCTGGTTGTCCTGGGTGGCAAGGAATACGGTTCGGGCTCCTCGCGTGACTGGGCAGCCAAGGGCACGGCGCTGCTGGGCGTCAAGGCCGTCATCACCGAGTCGTTCGAGCGCATCCACCGCTCGAACCTCATCGGCATGGGCGTCCTGCCGCTGCAGTTCCCGGTCGGCGAAAACGCCGAGACCCTGGGCCTGACCGGCACCGAGACCTTCGCAGTCGAGGGAGTGACCGAACTCAACAACGGCACCACGCCCAAGACCCTGAAGGTCACCGCCGTGGCAGAAGACGGCAAGAGCGTCTCCTTCGATGCCGTTCTGCGCATCGATACCCCGGGTGAAGCCGATTACTACCGTAACGGCGGCATCCTGCAATACGTACTACGTCAGATCACGGCCAGCTAA
- a CDS encoding arsenate-mycothiol transferase ArsC, which translates to MSQKKTRILFVCSSNGGKSQMAAALLKLETGAAFDITSAGVDPARQINALAADVLQDIGADIRSQVPTALTRERLLDADRVVIVGSNARVEPIEGLRMERWVPEEAAYAHLEEHARMVALRDDLHARVRTLEAELHAE; encoded by the coding sequence ATGTCCCAGAAGAAGACCCGTATCCTGTTTGTCTGTTCCAGCAACGGGGGCAAGTCCCAGATGGCCGCGGCCCTGCTCAAGCTGGAAACCGGAGCTGCCTTTGACATCACCTCCGCCGGGGTGGACCCGGCCCGGCAGATCAATGCGCTGGCGGCCGACGTGCTGCAGGATATCGGGGCCGACATCCGGTCGCAGGTCCCCACCGCGCTGACGCGCGAAAGGCTGCTGGACGCGGACCGGGTGGTCATCGTGGGATCCAATGCCCGTGTCGAACCCATCGAAGGGTTACGGATGGAGCGGTGGGTTCCCGAGGAGGCCGCCTATGCCCATTTGGAAGAGCATGCCCGGATGGTGGCGCTGCGGGACGATCTGCACGCCAGGGTCCGCACGTTGGAGGCCGAGCTGCACGCAGAATAG
- a CDS encoding succinate dehydrogenase cytochrome b subunit has protein sequence MMSISPTRTRATASSSALHALMAVGGLIMVLFLLAHMYGNLKVFAGQEAFDGYSAYLRTVLEPLLPYGGALWILRVILLLSVGTHIWAAFVLWHRSRAATGGRGGYRYQSNAHRRGVQRSYSSFTMRWGGLTIALFVVYHLLHLTVNVISPGGASESPYLRMVNGFSIWWVVLSYAVALVALCLHLRHGIFSALASLGAATSEVRRRRFNQLAVLISAILLLGFLVPPLCILVGWVGP, from the coding sequence ATGATGTCCATCTCACCGACACGGACGCGCGCCACGGCATCGTCCTCCGCGTTGCATGCCCTGATGGCCGTGGGTGGGCTGATCATGGTGCTCTTCCTCCTGGCACACATGTACGGCAACCTGAAGGTCTTTGCCGGACAGGAAGCCTTCGACGGCTATTCCGCCTACTTGCGCACGGTGTTGGAACCACTGCTGCCCTATGGCGGGGCGTTGTGGATCCTGCGCGTGATCCTGCTGCTCAGCGTCGGGACCCACATCTGGGCCGCCTTCGTCCTGTGGCACCGATCCCGGGCGGCTACCGGGGGACGCGGCGGATACAGGTATCAGAGCAACGCCCACCGGCGCGGGGTACAACGCAGCTATTCGTCCTTCACCATGCGTTGGGGCGGACTGACCATCGCCTTGTTCGTGGTTTATCACCTGTTGCATCTGACGGTCAACGTGATATCTCCTGGTGGCGCCTCGGAAAGCCCTTATCTGAGGATGGTGAACGGCTTTTCCATCTGGTGGGTCGTGCTCTCCTACGCCGTGGCGCTCGTCGCGCTGTGCCTGCACCTGCGCCACGGGATCTTCAGTGCGCTCGCCTCGCTCGGGGCCGCCACCTCAGAGGTCCGCCGCCGCCGATTCAACCAGCTTGCGGTCCTGATCAGCGCGATACTGCTGCTCGGATTCCTCGTTCCGCCGCTGTGCATCCTGGTCGGATGGGTGGGACCATGA
- a CDS encoding fumarate reductase/succinate dehydrogenase flavoprotein subunit, translating into MSEYYAQGDALFDAKDPGGPIEERWDKRRFEAKLISPANRRKRSVIVIGTGLAGGSAAATLGEAGYRIKVFCYQDSARRAHSIAAQGGINAAKDYRNDGDSIRRLFYDTVKGGDYRSRESNVYRLAQASVSIIDQAVAQGVPFAREYGGLLDTRSFGGVQVSRTFYARGQTGQQLLLGAYQALERQVAAGTVEVNTRHEMLELIVVDGKARGVVVRDMVTGAFETHLADAVVLATGGYGNAYYLSTNAMGCNVSATWRAHRKGAYFANPCYTQIHPTCIPVSGDHQSKLTLMSESLRNDGRIWVPVAAGDTRDPAQIPEAERDYYLERAYPAFGNLVPRDVASRAAKQQCDAGRGVGPTGLGVYLDFGDAIERLGRAEIEEKYGNLFDMYAKITDEDPYTTPMRIFPAIHYTMGGLWVDYDLQSTIPGLFVIGEANFSDHGANRLGASALMQGLADGYFVLPGTIGDYLASNQMPAGVDDTHPAVLEALASVRERTRRLLQINGNRTVDSFHRELGSILWEYCGMERNAEGLTVAIGLIRKLRESFWSHAKVTGINEELNQSLERAGRVADFFELAELMCIDALHRGESCGAHFRTESQTAEGEALRRDQEYSHVAAWEFAGEGMPPLLHREQLDFEYIKVQQRSYK; encoded by the coding sequence ATGAGCGAGTACTACGCCCAGGGCGACGCGCTGTTCGACGCCAAGGATCCCGGCGGACCGATCGAGGAACGCTGGGACAAGCGCCGCTTCGAGGCCAAACTGATCAGCCCGGCCAACCGACGCAAGCGATCGGTCATCGTCATCGGCACCGGCTTGGCCGGGGGATCGGCAGCGGCGACCCTAGGGGAGGCCGGTTACCGGATCAAGGTCTTTTGCTATCAGGACAGCGCGCGACGTGCCCACAGCATTGCGGCGCAGGGCGGGATCAATGCGGCCAAGGACTACCGCAACGACGGGGACAGCATCCGCCGCCTGTTCTACGACACCGTCAAGGGAGGGGATTACCGCTCGAGGGAATCCAACGTGTACCGACTCGCGCAGGCCAGTGTGTCCATCATCGACCAGGCAGTCGCCCAGGGGGTCCCGTTCGCCCGGGAATACGGGGGACTGCTCGACACCAGATCCTTCGGCGGCGTGCAGGTCTCGCGGACGTTCTATGCCCGCGGGCAAACCGGGCAGCAGCTATTGCTCGGTGCCTACCAGGCGCTTGAACGCCAGGTCGCGGCCGGCACGGTCGAGGTCAATACCCGCCACGAAATGCTCGAGTTGATCGTCGTCGACGGGAAGGCCCGCGGCGTGGTGGTGCGCGACATGGTGACCGGAGCCTTCGAAACGCACCTGGCCGACGCCGTGGTGCTGGCTACCGGAGGCTACGGAAACGCGTACTACCTCTCCACCAACGCCATGGGCTGCAATGTCAGTGCGACCTGGCGGGCCCACCGCAAGGGCGCCTACTTCGCCAACCCCTGCTATACGCAAATCCACCCGACCTGCATCCCGGTCAGCGGCGACCATCAGTCCAAGCTCACCTTGATGAGCGAGTCCCTGCGCAACGACGGGCGGATCTGGGTCCCGGTAGCGGCTGGGGACACCCGAGATCCGGCACAGATCCCGGAGGCCGAACGCGACTACTACCTCGAACGCGCCTATCCGGCCTTCGGCAACCTGGTGCCCCGCGACGTGGCTTCCCGTGCAGCCAAGCAGCAATGCGATGCCGGGCGTGGCGTGGGTCCCACCGGGCTGGGGGTGTACCTGGATTTTGGTGATGCCATCGAACGACTGGGACGGGCCGAGATCGAGGAGAAGTACGGAAACCTGTTCGACATGTACGCGAAGATCACCGACGAGGACCCGTACACCACACCGATGCGCATCTTCCCGGCGATCCACTACACGATGGGTGGGCTATGGGTCGATTACGACCTGCAAAGCACGATCCCCGGGCTCTTCGTCATCGGAGAGGCCAACTTCTCGGACCACGGGGCCAACCGGCTCGGGGCCAGCGCGCTGATGCAGGGGCTGGCCGACGGTTACTTCGTGTTGCCCGGCACCATCGGGGACTATCTGGCCTCGAACCAGATGCCCGCCGGTGTCGATGACACCCACCCTGCCGTGCTGGAGGCGTTGGCCAGCGTGAGGGAACGCACCCGGCGGCTGCTTCAGATCAACGGGAACCGCACCGTGGATTCATTCCACCGCGAGTTGGGTTCGATCCTGTGGGAATACTGCGGCATGGAACGCAATGCCGAGGGACTGACGGTGGCCATCGGACTGATCCGCAAGCTGCGCGAATCCTTCTGGAGTCATGCGAAGGTCACCGGAATCAACGAGGAGTTGAACCAGTCGCTGGAACGGGCCGGCCGGGTGGCCGACTTCTTCGAGCTGGCGGAGCTGATGTGCATCGATGCCTTGCACCGCGGCGAATCCTGTGGCGCCCACTTCCGCACCGAAAGCCAGACAGCGGAGGGCGAGGCGTTGCGCCGGGACCAGGAGTATTCCCACGTCGCGGCCTGGGAATTCGCCGGGGAAGGAATGCCCCCGCTGTTGCACCGCGAACAGCTGGACTTCGAATACATCAAGGTTCAGCAAAGGAGCTACAAATGA
- a CDS encoding succinate dehydrogenase/fumarate reductase iron-sulfur subunit translates to MNITLRIWRQADAEAAGAMTTYEVHGISGDMSFLEMLDVLNEELALAGGDPVAFDHDCREGICGTCSLVINGIAHGPEALTTTCQLYMRHFKDGQVIDIEPWRATAFPVLRDLIVDRSALDRIIAAGGYISAPTGAAPEAHSVPVPKKNAERAFDAAACIGCGACVAACPNGSASLFLGAKITHLGSLPQGQPERDSRVLAMVEQHDAEGFGGCSQIGECTAVCPAGIPLDMISQLNHDVLAALPRNKGHGH, encoded by the coding sequence ATGAACATCACGCTGCGCATTTGGCGCCAGGCCGACGCGGAGGCAGCCGGGGCCATGACCACCTACGAGGTCCACGGGATATCGGGTGACATGTCGTTCCTGGAAATGCTGGATGTGCTCAACGAAGAACTCGCGCTCGCCGGTGGGGATCCGGTGGCCTTTGACCACGACTGCCGTGAAGGGATCTGTGGGACGTGTTCGCTGGTGATCAATGGGATCGCCCACGGGCCCGAAGCACTGACGACCACCTGCCAGTTGTACATGCGCCATTTCAAGGACGGGCAGGTCATCGACATCGAACCCTGGCGGGCCACCGCCTTCCCGGTGCTCAGGGACTTGATCGTGGACCGCAGCGCCTTGGACCGGATCATCGCCGCCGGGGGATACATCAGCGCTCCCACCGGTGCGGCCCCCGAGGCCCACTCGGTGCCGGTGCCCAAGAAGAATGCCGAAAGGGCCTTCGATGCGGCGGCCTGCATCGGCTGCGGCGCGTGCGTGGCGGCTTGCCCCAACGGATCGGCCTCGTTGTTCCTCGGTGCGAAGATCACCCACCTGGGTTCGCTGCCCCAAGGCCAGCCCGAACGTGATTCCCGCGTCTTGGCGATGGTGGAGCAACACGATGCCGAAGGCTTCGGAGGGTGCAGCCAAATCGGGGAATGCACCGCAGTCTGTCCGGCCGGGATCCCGCTGGACATGATTTCCCAACTGAACCACGACGTGCTGGCCGCACTACCCCGCAACAAGGGCCATGGACACTAG
- a CDS encoding IS982 family transposase has product MAPDLDTLATALYACADDFLKANPHLLPWRPAIGFGPRISDAELVTIAVLQALLGFTSERRWLRQSHNDLRRWFPDLPQQPGYNKRLRKLGGTLQALNEHLAHTTGLWSDELWLADSTPVECGRSHTTAHRSELAGWAEYGYCASHSRWFWGLRLHLLCTPTGLPVGYALTGAKADERETLLGILENLPTPVEPGQIIIADKNYYGKAFEQDLSEAGITLVRPTRQGEKPRPGKSLLKPLRQVIESINDTLKGQLDLEAHGGRTIAGVTVRVLQRILALTVAIWHNLNTGSHPLRSLTAYDHEPLESII; this is encoded by the coding sequence ATGGCTCCCGATCTGGACACCCTTGCAACAGCACTGTACGCCTGCGCGGACGACTTTCTGAAGGCCAATCCGCACCTGCTCCCGTGGCGTCCGGCCATCGGCTTCGGGCCCCGGATCAGCGACGCCGAACTGGTCACCATCGCGGTCCTCCAGGCCCTGCTCGGCTTCACCTCCGAACGCCGCTGGCTCCGCCAATCCCATAACGACCTGCGCCGATGGTTCCCGGACCTGCCCCAACAACCCGGATACAACAAACGGCTGCGGAAGCTGGGCGGGACCCTGCAGGCTCTCAACGAACACCTGGCCCACACCACCGGGCTCTGGTCCGATGAGCTGTGGCTCGCCGATTCCACCCCTGTGGAATGCGGGCGCTCCCACACCACGGCCCACCGCTCCGAACTGGCCGGCTGGGCCGAATACGGGTACTGCGCCTCGCATTCACGGTGGTTCTGGGGGCTGCGCCTGCACCTGCTGTGCACCCCGACCGGACTGCCGGTCGGCTACGCGCTGACCGGGGCGAAGGCCGATGAGCGTGAGACCCTGCTGGGCATCCTGGAAAACCTGCCCACCCCGGTGGAGCCGGGACAGATCATCATCGCGGACAAGAACTACTACGGGAAGGCCTTCGAGCAGGACCTCTCCGAGGCCGGGATCACCCTGGTCCGTCCGACCCGTCAAGGTGAGAAACCCCGTCCCGGAAAGAGTCTGCTCAAGCCACTGCGTCAGGTCATCGAGTCAATCAACGACACCCTCAAGGGCCAGCTGGACCTGGAGGCCCATGGCGGGAGGACCATCGCCGGGGTCACCGTGCGGGTCCTGCAACGCATCCTCGCGCTGACCGTGGCCATCTGGCACAACCTGAACACCGGTTCCCATCCACTGCGGTCGCTGACCGCCTATGACCATGAACCCTTGGAATCAATCATCTAG
- the dxs gene encoding 1-deoxy-D-xylulose-5-phosphate synthase: MRLLETIHEPRDLRALSMVQMQELAAEVRTFLIDNVARTGGHLGPNLGVVELTMGIHRIFDSPRDSVIFDTGHQSYVHKLLTGRQDFATLRQQGGLSGYPDRAESVHDIVESSHASSSLSWADGISRARKLTGEGDRYVVALVGDGALTGGMAWEAVNNIAADKDRRVVIVVNDNGRSYAPTIGGLADQLAGLRRNLDKVRTNRAYEDTMDWWKGRLKDGGAVGKFAYKSLHATKKGIKDWWAPQGLFEDLGMKYIGPIDGHNQAAVEEALQQAKNYAGPVIVHAMTEKGRGYAPARANEADQFHAVGVIDPETGEPVATASAQSWTSVFGDEIAAIADERAEIVAITGAMLQPVGLKKMAERHPERVFDVGIAEQHAMTSAAGMAFGGLHPVVAVYATFLNRAFDQLLMDVALHKAGVTIVLDRAGVTGPDGPSHHGMWDMSLVQIIPGLHLAAPRDAQRLREELREAVAISDAPSVVRFSKGSVGPEVKALERLHDGVEVLARFGESAERDVLIVSVGGMAELSLDVASRLHAHGITVTVVDPRWVLPVPRSIIGLAARHRIVVCIEDGVKAGGVGSRIRQEMRSAGVDTALNEVGLPTEFLAHGSRSQVLERVGLTAAQVAGDTLAQVLGTKVPFARPLPGHDLPTGQIPQL; the protein is encoded by the coding sequence GTGCGACTGCTTGAGACCATTCATGAGCCGCGTGACCTGCGTGCCCTATCCATGGTCCAAATGCAGGAGCTCGCAGCCGAGGTGCGCACCTTCCTGATCGACAACGTCGCCCGTACCGGAGGGCACTTGGGGCCGAACCTGGGCGTGGTGGAACTGACCATGGGCATTCATCGGATCTTCGATTCCCCCCGTGACTCGGTCATCTTCGATACCGGCCACCAGTCCTACGTGCACAAGCTGCTGACCGGCCGCCAGGACTTCGCTACGCTGCGCCAGCAGGGCGGGCTTTCGGGATACCCCGACCGGGCCGAATCGGTGCACGACATCGTCGAGTCCTCCCATGCTTCCTCATCGCTGTCCTGGGCCGACGGAATCTCCCGCGCCCGCAAGCTCACCGGCGAGGGCGACCGCTACGTGGTGGCCCTGGTCGGCGACGGTGCGCTGACCGGCGGCATGGCCTGGGAAGCGGTGAACAATATCGCGGCCGACAAGGACCGCCGGGTGGTCATCGTGGTCAACGACAACGGCCGTTCCTACGCCCCGACCATCGGGGGGCTGGCCGACCAGCTGGCCGGACTTCGCCGGAACCTGGACAAGGTGCGCACCAACCGCGCCTACGAAGACACGATGGACTGGTGGAAGGGCCGCCTGAAGGACGGTGGCGCCGTGGGCAAGTTCGCCTACAAGTCGCTGCATGCCACCAAGAAGGGCATCAAGGACTGGTGGGCGCCGCAGGGACTTTTCGAGGACCTGGGCATGAAGTACATCGGCCCGATCGATGGGCATAACCAGGCGGCGGTGGAAGAGGCGCTGCAGCAGGCCAAGAACTACGCCGGACCCGTGATCGTGCATGCTATGACGGAGAAGGGCCGTGGCTACGCCCCGGCGCGTGCCAACGAGGCCGACCAGTTCCACGCCGTCGGTGTCATCGACCCCGAAACCGGCGAACCCGTGGCGACGGCCTCGGCGCAGTCCTGGACCAGCGTCTTTGGCGATGAAATTGCCGCGATCGCCGACGAGCGTGCCGAGATCGTCGCCATTACCGGTGCGATGCTGCAGCCGGTCGGGCTCAAGAAGATGGCCGAACGCCACCCGGAGCGCGTCTTCGACGTCGGCATCGCCGAACAACACGCAATGACCTCCGCCGCCGGCATGGCCTTTGGCGGCCTGCACCCGGTGGTTGCCGTCTATGCGACGTTCCTGAACCGCGCGTTCGACCAGCTGTTGATGGACGTGGCACTGCACAAGGCCGGCGTCACCATCGTGCTGGATCGTGCCGGCGTCACCGGACCCGACGGGCCCAGCCACCACGGCATGTGGGACATGTCGCTGGTGCAGATCATCCCCGGGCTCCACCTTGCCGCGCCGCGCGATGCGCAACGGCTGCGTGAAGAACTGCGCGAGGCGGTTGCCATCTCCGACGCGCCATCGGTCGTGCGCTTCTCCAAGGGCTCCGTCGGGCCAGAGGTCAAAGCGCTGGAGCGCCTGCACGATGGGGTCGAGGTACTGGCCCGCTTTGGTGAATCGGCCGAACGCGATGTGTTGATCGTTTCCGTCGGCGGCATGGCCGAGCTCTCGCTGGATGTTGCATCCAGGCTGCACGCCCATGGCATTACCGTCACTGTAGTGGATCCACGCTGGGTACTTCCTGTGCCGCGCTCGATCATCGGGCTTGCCGCCCGCCACCGAATCGTCGTCTGCATCGAGGACGGGGTGAAGGCCGGCGGAGTCGGCTCGCGCATCCGCCAGGAAATGCGTAGTGCGGGCGTTGATACGGCGCTGAACGAGGTGGGTCTTCCCACCGAGTTCCTGGCCCACGGTTCCCGCTCGCAAGTGCTCGAACGCGTCGGGCTCACCGCCGCCCAGGTCGCCGGCGACACGCTGGCCCAGGTGCTGGGCACCAAGGTCCCCTTCGCTCGTCCGTTGCCGGGACACGACTTGCCCACCGGACAGATCCCGCAGCTGTGA